AAAAAGGTTATTTTATAAAACTGCTTTTTAATAATTCGCCTTTTGATAGGCACAGCCTATACGATCAATCGGCGGATTACGCTGGTTCCCGGCAGGATGTTACCCGTATACTTCACGCGTCTTGTCACATTTACTATCCACTAACCTTTTACAGGAGTGAACATGGTCCTGGTAACTCGCCCAGCCCCTGATTTTACTGCCGCTGCCGTACTGGGCAACGGTGAAATCGTTGAAAACTTCAACTTTAAAAAACACACCGCTGGTAAAGCCACCGTTGTGTTCTTTTGGCCAATGGACTTCACCTTCGTCTGCCCTTCTGAGCTGATCGCGTTCGACAAGCGTTATGCTGAATTCCAGAAGCGTGGCGTGGAAGTGGTTGGCGTCTCCTTCGACTCCGAGTTCGTGCACAACGCGTGGCGTAAAACCCCGGTTGATAAAGGCGGCATCGGCGAAGTGCAGTATGCGATGGTGGCCGACATCAAACGCGAAATCCAGAAAGCTTACGGCATCGAACACCCGGATGCAGGCGTTGCGCTGCGCGGTTCGTTCCTGATCGACAAAGCCGGTGTGGTTCGCCACCAGGTGGTTAACGATCTGCCGCTGGGCCGTAACGTTGACGAAATGCTGCGTATGGTTGACGCGCTGCAGTTCCACGAAGAGCACGGCGAAGTGTGCCCGGCTCAGTGGGAAAAAGGCAAAGAAGGTATGGGCGCATCGCCGGAAGGCGTGGCTAAATACCTGTCTGAGAACGCCGCTAAGCTGTAATCTCAACGCGTTAAAAAAACCGCTACGGCGGTTTTTTTTTGCCTGATTGTCCGCGGTGCCTTTTGTCGTTCCTCTTTTTCGCCTGTCCGTTTGCCGGTGCCCTTAACGTGCTGATCCGGTCATCTTCCTGCGTATTACGTGCCTGCCTGCTGACCTGTACACGCCATTCCCGTTCGCGTTCATTGCACAATTTGTGGTCATGCTCACGGAAAGTTATTCACTGATTCATCATCATTCGCATACCCCTGCTGGTCAGGGATTTTTTGGAGCACTAATTGCACACGTGTGCAAACAGGCGCTCCCCTTTGCCCGACAGGCGGCAGTTAAACCCGGTTTACGCCTGTGCATCGCTGGCAGGAGCATCCTGCCTTCATCTGCAAGGAAAAAACATATGATAACCCGACACAAATTCTGGCCGCGCCTGATGATAATCGCGGCAACCGGCCTCGCCAGCCACGCTGCTCTGGCGGGTGACTACGTGCTGGAAAAAGTGGTGGAGATCAGCCGCCACGGCGTGCGTCCGCCAACGCCTGACAACACCAAAGCGATGGAGGCCGGCAGCGATCGCCGCTGGCCGGGGTGGCTTACCGCCGATGGCGAGTTGACCGGCCACGGCTATGCGGCAGCGGCGCTGAAGGGGCAGTATGAAGCGGCGGGCTGGCGACAGGCCGGATTGCTGACAGCGGGCTGCCCGCAGCCCGGTACGCTGTTTGTCTGGGCCAGCCCGATGCAGCGCACCCGCGCCACCGCTAAAGCGCTGACCGACGGGGCCTTCCCCGGCTGCGGCGTGGCGGTGCACAGCGTGGCGGGCGACAGCGATCCGCTGTTTCAGATCGATAAGATGGGCCTGGCACCGCTGGACAGCGCCAAAGCGCTGGCCGGCATCAACGCAGCAATGGGCGGCAGCGTCGAACAGGCACAACAGCGCGCCACCGCAGATATCGCCCGCATGAAGGCGGCGGTCTGCCTGCCCGGCACTCCCTGCCCGGTGTTTGACCAGCCCTGGTCCATTAAACAGGGCAAGGATGGTCGCTTTGACGTTAAAGGACTCTCTACCTTGTCAAATATGGCAGAGACCTTCCGCCTGGCCTGGAGTGAAAATATTCCGGCTGAACAGGTGGCATTTGGCCATGTACACTCAGCTGATGAGGTTGCCCGCCTGATGCCGTTGCTGACTGCCAAATATGACTACACCAGCGATGTCCCCTATATCGCCCGGCGTAACGGCTCGGTGCTGATGGATCAGATCGCCAAAGCGCTGGCGCAGGGCGTAACCCCACAGCAGGATGCCCCGCCGGATGTACACTGGCTGCTCTATGTGGCACACGACACCAACATCTCCTGGCTGCGCACCATGCTCGGTTTCAGCTGGCAGCTGGCCAACTATCCGCGCGGTAATATCCCGCCAGCCGGCAGTCTGGTCTTTGAACGCTGGCGCGACGGCAAGAGCGGCCAGCGCTTTATCCGCCTCTACTTCCAGGCGCAAACCCTCGATCAGATCCGCAACCTCATCCCGCTTAACGGTCCGCAGGCGCTGGTCCGGAAAGAGTTTACAGCGCAGGACTGCCGGTTGACCGATGTCGGCGTGTTGTGTCCTTATCAGAGCATGCAGAAGATGATTAACCGCAGCATTGACCGCAGCGCACTGACAACGGTCAGCTACCGGTCGGAATAATCCCCTGTTGGTTCAGCAGCCACTGCGCAAATGCCTTAAGCGGTTCACTGCTGAGTTCAATGGCCTGCGGCAGGATCAGACTGAACGTTTTGGCGACTGAGCTTGCCGCAGGCCAGGGGGCGACCAGCGTCCCCGCAGCCAGCTCGTTTTCCACATACAGCCGCGGCACCAGCGCCACACCCAGCCCGGCCAGCGCGGCTTCGATCAGCATGGCGTGCAGATCGAAGCGGGCTCCGATGGCGGGATGGCTCAGCGGGATGCCGGTCTCCCGCGCGTAGTGTTGCCAGGCATCAGGATTCTGTCGCCGGTGCAGGCGTGGTAGTCGATCAAGCTCCTGACTTTCCCTGCCAGCCACCAGCAGTTGCGGGTGGCAGACCGGAATCAGCACCTCATGGATCAGCGGGCAGCTGACCATTCCCGTCCAGGCCGGATGCGCAAAATGAATTGCGGCGTCAAATCCGCTGTCGGCCAGCACAAAGGGGGCCATGCGTTCAGCAAGATGCACAGTAATTTGCGGATAAACCCGCCGAAAGTCTGGCAGACGCGGAATCAGCCACTTCATCGCAAAGGTCGGGGTCACGGCGATCTCCAGGCTGGCGCTGTCACCGGGCTGTCCCATCAGGTACCGGCTGTCACGCTCCAGACGGTCCAACAGTTCGCGCACCTGCGCGGCGTAGCGTTCACTTCCGGGTAGCAGCCGCACGCGATTGCCGGTTCTGTCAAACAGCGCTACCCCGAGAAATTTTTCCAGCCGGGAAATCTGCCGGCTGATCGCGCCTTCCGTAAGAGAAAGCTCGCTGGCGGCACGCGCAAAGCTGCCGTGTCGCGCCGCCGCTTCGAAGGCAATAAGCGAGCTGTTGCTGGGAACTTTTCTGCGCATAAAGGGCTGACCTGTCATACCTTGATTTTTTGTCATGAATGCCTGTCAAAATATCGCTTACCGGGCTGATTTCAAAGCGTTAACCTGACAGAACATCACGCTACCTACCCGTCGCGCCATCTCTTCTAATCAGGAACCTCCCAATGACCTTAATGACACCACCCGGCCTGCAGAGTGGCGACTATTCCGTTGTTGCCATCAGCGACGGCTACCTTTCCGCCAGTCTGGATCTGCTTTCGGGTATCACTTGCCAGGATGCAGCAGCCTTGCAGCAGCAAGCCGGCATCAGCGATCCCTCTGCCGTGCATATCAACTGCTATCTTTTGCGCGGCCGTGGCCGCACGGTGCTGATAGATGCCGGTGCAGGAGGGATTAATCAGTGGGGGGGCAATCTCCAGGTTAATCTTGCACGTGCTGGCGTACAACCCGCGGAGATTGACACTATTTTGCTCACCCACGCCCATCCTGACCATATCGGTGGGCTTTTGAATGCCTCAGGTGAAGCGGCGTTTCCCGGCGCTGAACTGGTGATACAGCAACGTGAGGTCACTTTCTGGCAGGATGACGCCAACCTGAGCCGGGCCAGCCAGCGGGCGCGCGGCAACTTCCTTTTCGCGCGTAAGGTGTTCGACCGCTATCGTCAGCGAACGCGCACCTTTAACGCTAATGAGGTTCTCCCCGGCATTAGCGGCATCCCCCTGCCGGGACATACTGCCGGGCATTCCGGCTATCGTATTGAGTCGGGTAATGAAAGTCTGTTGGTCTGGGGGGATATCGTCCACTTTCCTTCCGTTCAGATCGCGCATCCGGCGGTCTCAATCGCATTTGATCTGGATCCACAGCTCGCCGCTGAAACTCGCCTGAAACTGTTAGACCAGGCCTGTTCCGAACAGCTGCTAATTGCCGGGATGCATCTTGATGAGCGCGGATTCACCCGCATTGAGCGCAGGGGCAACCGCTGGAGAATGTCAGCATAAAAAAACGGCGCGAACCGGTTTCACCCGCTTCGCGCCGCCTTGTTCAGCGTTAACGACAGATTACGCCGTACGGCGCTTCACCCACTGCCAGCTCAGCACCAGCAACGCTATCCACACAATACCGACATAGAGTGATATACGGGTATCCGGGAAGTAACCAATCAGCCCGATAATCAACGCAAGGAACAGGATCCCCACCACGGCTATAGGGGTACCGCCCGGCAGGGCAAATTTCAGCGCCTTACGCTGTTCTGCGTTCAGCGAGCGGCGGAAACCGATCTGGGAAAACAGGATCATAATCCACACCCATACGGTCGCAAAGGTCGCCAGTGAAGCGATAGCCAGAAAGACTTTTTGCGGCATCAGATAATTAAGCCCCACCGCAACCAGCATCGCTGCCATCATCGTCAGCACGGTTAGCCACGGCGCCCCGTTTCGGGTTACGCGGGTAAAGGCCTGCGGTGCCTGGCGCTGCCCGGCCATGCCGTGCAGCATGCGGCCAACGCCAAATACATCGCCGTTAATCGCCGACAGCGATGCGGTAATCACCACAAAGTTGAGGATTGCCGCGGCCCCCGCAATACCCATATGCTGGAAAGTCAGCACAAACGGGCTGCCCGTGGTGCCAACCAGATTCCACGGGTAAATCGACATGATCACAAACAGCGTACCGACATAGAACACCAGAATACGCAACGGCACGGTATTGACCGCGTTGGGAATAGAAATTTCCGGGTTCTTTGCCTCACCGGCGGTGATGCCGATAATTTCAATACCGCCAAAGGCAAACATCACCACCTGCAGCGACAGCAGCGTCCCGATCCAGCCGTTAGGGAAGAAGCCACCGTTACTCCACAGGTTACTGATGCCGGTAGGCTGGCCGCCGTTACCAATGCCCCAGATAATGATGCCGAGCCCGGCTAAAATCATCAGAATAATGGTAACGACCTTGAACAGCGACAGCCAGAACTCCATTTCGCCAAACAGTTTTACCGTCGCCAGATTAAGGGCTCCGATAACCAGCACCACGCTCAATACCCAGATCCACTGCGGTACATCCGGGAACCAGAACCCCATATAGATACCGAACGCGGTAACGTCAGCAATGGCGACAATCAGGATTTCGAAGCAGTAGGTCCAGCCGGTGATATAACCGGCCAGTGGCCCCAGATAATCGTTGGCATAACGCGAGAAGGAGCTGGACTGCGGGTTATTCACCGACATTTCGCCAAGGGCCCGCATAATAAGATACGCCACCGCGCCGCCCACGATGTAGGCCAGCAGCACGCTGGGGCCGGCCATCTTAATGGCATCGGCTGAGCCGTAGAACAGCCCGGTGCCGATTGCCGAACCCAGCGCAATAAAGCGAATGTGCCGGTTACTCAGTCCTTGCTTGAGATTGGTATTTTTCATCTTCCACCTGTCTGCCCCCTTAACCGTTGGGGGCAAGGGGGAAAATTACACGCTATTGCTGATGTGCGGTAACGGACTGGCGGGCTGACAGACGATCGTAAATCGCCACCAGCACCAACATCGCCAGAGAAGGCGGCAGCCAGGCCAGACCCTGATCGGCCAGCGGCAGATTTTGGGCGAAGGCAGGCAGCAGCTCTTTAAATGCCGTTGTTTTAATCGCATCAACAATACCGAACAGCAGGCTTACCAGCATGGTTGGTGCGATAATCCGCACGCTTTTCTTCCACCAATTCAGGGTAAAGCTTAACAGCACCAGCACGATGCACGGCGGGTAAATCGCGGTTAATACCGGAATGGAAAACTGGATTAAATGGCTGAGCCCGAGGTTGGACACCACCATAGAGAACAGGCCTAGAATAAAGACCAGCTGACGATAGGTAAGTGGTAAAAGATGCTCAAAAAATTCAGCGCAGGCGCAGGTCAGGCCGACGGCGGTCACCATGCAGGCAACAAAGATCAACGCAGCGAGGAAGAAGCTGCCCATCCCGCCAAAGGTATGCTGGACGTACGCGTGCAGGATCGCCGCACCGTTAGCGGTCTGATCAACGATTGATGCGCTGTCAGAACCCAGCTTAAACAGGGCAAGATAGACCAGCGTCAGGCCGATACCGGCGATCAGACCGGCGATCACCGTATATCGGGTGAGCAGTTTCGCTTCGCTGATGCCGCGCGAACGGGCAGCGTTAACGATAACGATACCGAACACCAGCGCGCCCAGCGTATCCATGGTCAGATAGCCGTTAACAAAGCCGCTGGAGAAGGCCGCACGCTGATAATCCGCGTTTGCCGGCGCAAGGCCACCGGCTGGCCACAGCAGCGCCGCTACGCCCAGCACCGCCAGCGCAATAATTTTCAGCGGTGCCAGCACGTGGCCCACGGTATCCAGCAGTTTGCCCGGATAGAGCGAAATGCCGATCACCAGCACAAAATAGATCAGACTGTAGATAAACAGCGGCATAGCACCGTCGCCGGTCAGCGGCGCAATGCCCATTTCAAATGAAACGGTGGCGGTGCGCGGCGTGGCAAACAGCGGGCCAACGGCCAGGTAGCAGACGGTAGCCAGTACCAGGCCTGCAGCCTTGCCGATCGGTGAGCTGAGGGCATCGATGCCGCCGCCCACGCGCGCCAGCGCAATAACGGTAATGACCGGCAGGCCAACGGCGGTGATCAGAAAGCCGATCGCTGCCGTCCAGACGTGTTCACCGGACTGAATGCCAACCATCGGCGGGAAAATGATGTTTCCGGCCCCGACAAACAGGGCAAAGGTCATAAAGCCCAGAGCCAGAATATCTTTAGATGTTAAACGATGCGTCATAAGAAGCGTGCTGCCTGTACTGGTGTTAAAGATCGTGATGTCAGTTATATCGCCCTGTTTTCTCTAAAAACGTCGCCAAATCAGTTCAATGCAGTGTAATACACTTTACTGAGCGCTAACTGGCAGCGAATTTGAGGTTTTTATTCTCAATATGCAGGGGGATAACGAAAAAACGGGGCTAAGTAGAACGTTTATAGCGAAGAAAGGCAAGACGGGATCTAAAAAGCAGAAGGATATAGCGCAAAAAACTGCATACCTGGTGAATAACCGTAACTTATGCAAAGAACACGTTACATGATTTGTATTTTTTTCAACCGTAGCGGGGTTAATTTCCGCACCATTTACCCTACATATGCACAAAAGGCGCGGAAAACCGCGCCCCGTACACAAAACGGTGCAGTGGTTACCAGACGCGTTGCGCCACTTCGACCACCCGCTGCAGCTTGGCCCACTGCTGCTCTTCCGTCAGACTATTGCCCTCTTCGGTAGAGGCAAAGCCGCACTGCGGGCTAAGGCAAATCTGGTCGAGACTGACGTACTTCGCCGCTTCAGCGATGCGTTTTTCCACCGATTCCGCCGTCTCCAGCTCGCCAGTTTTGGTGGTAATCAGCCCCAGCACCACCTGCTGCCTGCCCGGTTTGATAAAGCGCAGCGGCTCAAAACCACCGGCGCGCTCATTATCGTACTCAAGGAAGAAGGCGTCGATGTTCACGCCGCCAAACAGCAGTTCAGCTACCGGCTCATAGCCGCCTTCAGAGATCCAGGTCGAGCGGAAATTACCGCGGCAAACGTGCAGACCAATAATCAGATCGTCCGGTTTGCCTTCCAGCGCCTTGTTCAGTACCCGGGCATAGGTCTCAGCCAGCTGCTGCGGGTCGTCACCGCGCTCGCGGATCTGGCGTTTCTGATCGTCTGAGCACAGGTAGGCCCAGACGGTATCATCCAGCTGCAGATAGCGACAGCCTGCGTCATAAAACGCTTTGATCGCGTCCCGATACGTTTGCGCCAGGTCGTCAAAATAGACGTCCAGATCGGGATAGACCGTCTCATCAATCACCTTACGACCACCGCGGAAGTGCAGCACGCTCGGACTTGGGATAGTCATTTTCGCCACGGCATCACCGCTGATGCTCTGCAGGAAGCGGAAATCTTCCAGCATTGGATGGTTGCTGAAACCCAGCCTGCCGGTGACTTTAACGCCACGGGCTTTGGTCTGCACGCCGTTGAACTGAATGCCCTGCTCAGCTTCATAGCGCTCCACGCCGTCCAGGCCGTCGAAGAAATCAAAGTGCCACCAGGCACGGCGGAATTCACCGTCGGTCACCACCTGCAGACCGCATTCGCGCTGCTTTGCCACTACCTTGCGGATCTCCTGGTCTTCCACGCGGCGCAGTTCGGCGGCGTCAATCACGCCGGCTTCAAACTGCTTGCGCGCCTGTTTGATTGCAGCAGGACGCAGATAGCTGCCGACGACTTCGGCGCGGTACGGGGTGAAGGTGCTCATAGAATTTTCTCCTTGCTACCGGGCGCGTAATTTAGCGGCGGTATAGTTACACTGCGTTAACTATGGACGTCTGGATGTCTATATATCTACTGTTAAGAGTGTCATGAGAAGGTCATCGCCGCAAACGAGGAAAATTCACCATAATTGAAAAAAATTCATGTTACAGGGCCGACTGACCAAAAGGCGCAGGATGCTCAGAGGCGTGCACCCTTTTCTGTATTGACCTTAGCCAGTGGCAAATAAATCAGCCCGGCGCAGCGTGCCGCCCTGCTGTAAAGAGGATGAAGAGGAGTATGAAACCGGCTACGGTTTGCAGACCGTTTGCCGTCAGAGAGTTCAGGGTTCCAGCAGCGCCAGCGCCTGCCGCCGCTGGGCTTCGGAGAGGGGCAGATAACCGGACTGGCTGACCTGCGCCTGCCCTTCGGCAGACAGCGCCAGCCGCAGGAAGGTGGCGGTCAGCGGTTCCAGCGGCTTGCCGGGCCGTTTGTTAACGTAGATGTAGAGTGGGCGCGCGTAAGGATAACGGCCGCTGCGGATATTGTCAGAGGTCGGCGCAATCCAGTCGCTGCCGCTGCGTGCCACCGGCACCGTTTTCACCCCGCTGATATGAAAACCGGCGCTGGCGTAACCAATGCCGTTCAGCGTGCCGGCCACCGCCTGCACCACTGCCGCAGATCCCGGATATTCACCGACGTCGTTGCGGAAATCACCGTTACACAGCGCCTGCTGTTTAAAGAAGCCCCAGGTGCCCGAAGCCGAGTTACGACCAAAGCGCTGCAGGCTGCGCGCGGCCCACCCCGGCTGCGTCAGCTGCAGATCTCCCCAGCGGGCTGGCGAGGTGGGTGAACCGCAGTTGCGGGTCACGGAGAAGATCGCGTCCAGCTGCTCAACGTTCAGCCCCGGCAGCGGATTGTCCTGGTTCACCACCACCACCAGTGCGTCCAGCGCCACCGGCACGGCCAGCGGCAGGTAGCCGTAGCTGTCTTCAAACAGCTGGCGCTCGGCGGTCTGCATCGGGCGGCTCATCGCCCCCAGCTGCGCCGCCCCGGCCGCCAGCGCGGTGGGCGCGGTGGAAGAACCCGCCGCCTGGATCTGCACGTTAATCCCCGGATACTGACGGCTGAAGCTCTCCCCCCAGACGGCCATCAGGTTACCGAGGGTGTCTGACCCTACGCTGGTCAGATTACCGGCCAGCATCCCCTCGCGCGCCGGCGTCAGCGGAGTGAACAATAACATCAGTAGTGCAAACAGCGTTTTCATCAACAGCGACTCACCAGAGTTAACCCAGCGCATTCTCAACCCGATCGGCGGTAACAATCAACCTTGGCGGCAACTGAAAGCTGAAACAGGTCTCTTTGCCCGGCTGGCTGGTAATATCCAGCCGGGCGTTATGGTGGCTGAGCGCGTGCTTTACGATCGCCAGCCCCAGCCCGCTGCCGCCGGTGTTGCGCGAGCGCGCCTTATCCACCCGGTAGAAGCGCTCGGTCAGGCGCGGGATATGCTCGGCGGCAATCCCCGGCCCGTTATCCTTCACCGCAAACACCGGCCCCTGCGCGGTACGCAGCCAGCTGACGTCAATCTGCGTGCCGGATGGCGTATGGTTGACGGCGTTATAGACCAGGTTGGAGATCGCACTCCGCAGCTGATCGTCGTTGCCGAATACCTTCAGGTGCGGGTCGGTATGGAAGTGAATCTCATGGCGGCCGTTGCTCAGCGTTTCCGCCTCGCGCTGCAGGATGCGCAGCATCAGCGGCACGTCGACCTTCTCCTGCAGATCCAGCGTCGGCGCCGCTTCGATGCGCGACAACGTCAGCAGCTGGCTGACCAGGCTGTCCATGCGTTTCGCCTGCTCCTGCATGGTGTGCAGGGCCTTATCACGCAGGCTGCCCTCCAGCACCGAATCGTTCATCATCTCCAGGTAGCCCTGCAGTACCGTCAGCGGCGTGCGCAGTTCGTGGCTGACGTTGGCGAAGAAGTTACGCCGCGCGCCTTCCAGCTGGTGCTTCTGGGTCACGTCGCGGGCCACCATCAGCCACTGCCCTTCGGTGTAAGGCATCACGCGGAACTCAAGGTGGCGCTGGTTATTGAGGATCAGGGTGAGAGGACGGGAGAAATCGCGCTGGCGCAGGTAGCGGGTAAATTCAGGATAACGCAGCAGGTTGAGGATATTCTGCCCGTTGTCCTCCGGCCAGCGCAGGTTCAGCAGCTGCTGGGCGAGACCGTTACACCAGAAAATGGTGCCCTCTTCGGTGGTCAGCACCACCGCATCCGGCAGCGATTCCGCCCCGCTGCGAAAGCGTTTAATCAGATGCCCCAGCTCGCGACGGCGACGACGGTTACGCGCCTGCATCTGATACAGGCCGTAAAACAGCGGTTCCCAGCTGCCGCGCCCGCTCGGCGGCGTCATGCTGCGATCCACCCACAGCCAGTGGGAAAGCCGGAGTAAATTGTTGAAATGAAAACCCAGCACGCAGAGCACTGAGACCAACAGCAGCCAGGGCAGCCAGCCCGTCAGCAGCCCGATAAAAACGGCGGGCAGGCTGGCGAGCAGCAGCTCAAGCAATAATCTCTTCCAGGAGAGGCGTTCCAACACGGTTCAGACTCCAGCATGAACACTCAATAGCGGGCAGAGAAACGATAACCTGTTCCGCGAACCGTTTGCACCATGCGATCGTGCCCGGTCAGTTCCAGCGCCTTGCGCAGCCGGCGAATATGCACGTCAACGGTGCGATCTTCAACGTAAACGTTAGTTCCCCACACGTGGTTTAGCAACTGCTCACGGCTGTAGACGCGCTCGGGGTGGGTCATAAAGAAGTGCAGCAGTTTGTACTCGGTCGGCCCCATCTCCAGCGGCTGGGTGTCGGACATCACCCGGTGCGAGGAGGGATCGAGGCTAAGCCCCTGAATTTCAATCACCTCCTCCACCGCCATCGGGGAGATGCGGCGCATCACGGCTTTAATGCGTGCCACCAGCTCCTTCGGCGAGAACGGCTTGGTAATGTAATCATCCGCGCCCACTTCCAGCCCGCGCACGCGGTCTTCCTCTTCACCGCGCGCGGTCAGCATCATCACCGGAATATCGCGGGTCATCGCTTCACGCTTAAGATGTTTGATAAACTGAATTCCGGAACCGCCGGGTAACATCCAGTCCAGCAGAATCAAATCGGGCCAGGGTTCGATCAACAGGCTGACCGCGCTGTCATAATCCTCAGCTTCGATTGGCTGGTAGTCATTTTGCTCAAGAACGAAACACAACATCTCGCGGATTGGGGCTTCATCTTCTACTACCAGAATGCGCTTAGCCATTATTGCTCCTGCTCGGGTGACAAAAAGTCACGGGTTTATGCGGCGCCATTATGCGTCAGTTTTATGACACTTTTATGAAAAAAGCACCCGATAAATGACAGTTCACTGCGGCCCCACAGCCCACGGGTTATCAATGGTTTGCCAGCGGTACAATGTTTATAATCAGTCTCACGCTTTTCCGCCATGCAGGGAGTTTCATGCGCATCATTCATACCGCCGACTGGCATCTCGGGCAGTTTTTTTATACCAAAAGCCGGGCAGCCGAACATCAGGCCTTTCTTGACTGGCTGCTGGAGCAGGCCGAGGAGCAGCAGGCGGATGCCATTATCGTCGCAGGCGATATTTTCGACACGGGTTCACCGCCCAGCTATGCCCGCGAGCTGTACAACCGCTTTATCGTCAGGCTGCAACCCACCGGCTGCCAGCTGATCGTGCTGGGCGGCAACCATGACTCCGTCGCCATGCTCAACGAATCCCGCGAGCTGCTGGCCTGCCTGAATACCCGGGTGATAGCCGCCGCCGGTGACGACATCGCCGGGCAGGTGCTGCTGCTCAACCAGCGCGACGGGCAGGCCGGCGCGCTGCTGTGCGCCATTCCGTTCCTGCGGCCGCGCGATATCCTGCACAGCCAGAGCGGGCAGTCGGGGCGCGAGAAGCAGCTCAGCCTGCTGGAGGCGATCGCCGGACACTATCAGCAGTGCTGGCAGGAGGCGCTGGCCCGGCGTGAGGCCCTCGGCGTGACGCTGCCGATTATTGCCACCGGTCACCTGACCACCCTCGGCGTCACCAAAAGTGACGCGGTGCGCGATATCTACATCGGCACGCTCGACGCGTTTCCGGCCGACGCGTTTCCGCCCGCCGACTATATCGCCCTCGGCCATATTCACCGCGCCCAACGCATCGCCAACAGCGAGCATATCCGCTACAGCGGATCGCCCATCCCGCTAAGCTTCGATGAGCTCGGTAAGGAAAAGAGCGTCTTTCTTGTTGATTTCTCTCAGGGAAAACTCAGCAGCGTCACCCCGCTGGCCATCCCCGCGTTTCAGCCGATGCAGATGATC
This portion of the Erwinia sp. E602 genome encodes:
- a CDS encoding peroxiredoxin C, yielding MVLVTRPAPDFTAAAVLGNGEIVENFNFKKHTAGKATVVFFWPMDFTFVCPSELIAFDKRYAEFQKRGVEVVGVSFDSEFVHNAWRKTPVDKGGIGEVQYAMVADIKREIQKAYGIEHPDAGVALRGSFLIDKAGVVRHQVVNDLPLGRNVDEMLRMVDALQFHEEHGEVCPAQWEKGKEGMGASPEGVAKYLSENAAKL
- a CDS encoding histidine-type phosphatase — encoded protein: MITRHKFWPRLMIIAATGLASHAALAGDYVLEKVVEISRHGVRPPTPDNTKAMEAGSDRRWPGWLTADGELTGHGYAAAALKGQYEAAGWRQAGLLTAGCPQPGTLFVWASPMQRTRATAKALTDGAFPGCGVAVHSVAGDSDPLFQIDKMGLAPLDSAKALAGINAAMGGSVEQAQQRATADIARMKAAVCLPGTPCPVFDQPWSIKQGKDGRFDVKGLSTLSNMAETFRLAWSENIPAEQVAFGHVHSADEVARLMPLLTAKYDYTSDVPYIARRNGSVLMDQIAKALAQGVTPQQDAPPDVHWLLYVAHDTNISWLRTMLGFSWQLANYPRGNIPPAGSLVFERWRDGKSGQRFIRLYFQAQTLDQIRNLIPLNGPQALVRKEFTAQDCRLTDVGVLCPYQSMQKMINRSIDRSALTTVSYRSE
- a CDS encoding LysR substrate-binding domain-containing protein is translated as MRRKVPSNSSLIAFEAAARHGSFARAASELSLTEGAISRQISRLEKFLGVALFDRTGNRVRLLPGSERYAAQVRELLDRLERDSRYLMGQPGDSASLEIAVTPTFAMKWLIPRLPDFRRVYPQITVHLAERMAPFVLADSGFDAAIHFAHPAWTGMVSCPLIHEVLIPVCHPQLLVAGRESQELDRLPRLHRRQNPDAWQHYARETGIPLSHPAIGARFDLHAMLIEAALAGLGVALVPRLYVENELAAGTLVAPWPAASSVAKTFSLILPQAIELSSEPLKAFAQWLLNQQGIIPTGS
- a CDS encoding MBL fold metallo-hydrolase, translating into MTLMTPPGLQSGDYSVVAISDGYLSASLDLLSGITCQDAAALQQQAGISDPSAVHINCYLLRGRGRTVLIDAGAGGINQWGGNLQVNLARAGVQPAEIDTILLTHAHPDHIGGLLNASGEAAFPGAELVIQQREVTFWQDDANLSRASQRARGNFLFARKVFDRYRQRTRTFNANEVLPGISGIPLPGHTAGHSGYRIESGNESLLVWGDIVHFPSVQIAHPAVSIAFDLDPQLAAETRLKLLDQACSEQLLIAGMHLDERGFTRIERRGNRWRMSA
- the proY gene encoding proline-specific permease ProY, which produces MKNTNLKQGLSNRHIRFIALGSAIGTGLFYGSADAIKMAGPSVLLAYIVGGAVAYLIMRALGEMSVNNPQSSSFSRYANDYLGPLAGYITGWTYCFEILIVAIADVTAFGIYMGFWFPDVPQWIWVLSVVLVIGALNLATVKLFGEMEFWLSLFKVVTIILMILAGLGIIIWGIGNGGQPTGISNLWSNGGFFPNGWIGTLLSLQVVMFAFGGIEIIGITAGEAKNPEISIPNAVNTVPLRILVFYVGTLFVIMSIYPWNLVGTTGSPFVLTFQHMGIAGAAAILNFVVITASLSAINGDVFGVGRMLHGMAGQRQAPQAFTRVTRNGAPWLTVLTMMAAMLVAVGLNYLMPQKVFLAIASLATFATVWVWIMILFSQIGFRRSLNAEQRKALKFALPGGTPIAVVGILFLALIIGLIGYFPDTRISLYVGIVWIALLVLSWQWVKRRTA
- the brnQ gene encoding branched-chain amino acid transport system II carrier protein; the encoded protein is MTHRLTSKDILALGFMTFALFVGAGNIIFPPMVGIQSGEHVWTAAIGFLITAVGLPVITVIALARVGGGIDALSSPIGKAAGLVLATVCYLAVGPLFATPRTATVSFEMGIAPLTGDGAMPLFIYSLIYFVLVIGISLYPGKLLDTVGHVLAPLKIIALAVLGVAALLWPAGGLAPANADYQRAAFSSGFVNGYLTMDTLGALVFGIVIVNAARSRGISEAKLLTRYTVIAGLIAGIGLTLVYLALFKLGSDSASIVDQTANGAAILHAYVQHTFGGMGSFFLAALIFVACMVTAVGLTCACAEFFEHLLPLTYRQLVFILGLFSMVVSNLGLSHLIQFSIPVLTAIYPPCIVLVLLSFTLNWWKKSVRIIAPTMLVSLLFGIVDAIKTTAFKELLPAFAQNLPLADQGLAWLPPSLAMLVLVAIYDRLSARQSVTAHQQ
- a CDS encoding cobalamin-independent methionine synthase II family protein, producing MSTFTPYRAEVVGSYLRPAAIKQARKQFEAGVIDAAELRRVEDQEIRKVVAKQRECGLQVVTDGEFRRAWWHFDFFDGLDGVERYEAEQGIQFNGVQTKARGVKVTGRLGFSNHPMLEDFRFLQSISGDAVAKMTIPSPSVLHFRGGRKVIDETVYPDLDVYFDDLAQTYRDAIKAFYDAGCRYLQLDDTVWAYLCSDDQKRQIRERGDDPQQLAETYARVLNKALEGKPDDLIIGLHVCRGNFRSTWISEGGYEPVAELLFGGVNIDAFFLEYDNERAGGFEPLRFIKPGRQQVVLGLITTKTGELETAESVEKRIAEAAKYVSLDQICLSPQCGFASTEEGNSLTEEQQWAKLQRVVEVAQRVW